Proteins encoded by one window of Halobaculum sp. MBLA0147:
- a CDS encoding DEAD/DEAH box helicase: MTETRNLDDIADSYSLWGEHIQHLQDDRGITDLWPPQVKSFEDGANGDSNFLMVSPPGTGKTLVAELISVNEWVSSGDPVVYLVPYVAIAEEKYDEFDQNLGGMMGLEIEKATETEYPNPKDLFESQVIVMTYEKFDYYLRNYPDYVGDISCAVVDEFHMISDETRGPNLEVSITDLMANHPSVRIVGLSATTPNPEEVSDWLGGSFSYSPDWRHNDLHEGISLAQEQEIRFYNDDSQIRTEAVGNHFDGNAKTNAIYDFLVSETDREEMGQALVFAPTRNDTKQTATSLANFIDSRKRSHDFGLDREALKTLKERIEAGPDGGKTEGELKNCLNSGIGFHHAGLSRHAKSVLEEGFDDGHIKAVVATSTLAAGVNLPIKRVFVLEPKLGRSEMLVSQYKNLAGRAGRPRLDEPGEAVLFAQNENQSIPIVSNYIQGRIDPLQSQIDFEEHYGVLLNLVRKYSSMPDLLEFLNRTYFGHEQSVTHADIGDSVGEAVSDLSRWNMLDLESGEFRLSQLGTATSKQLVSPQSIHLVIDYLQTADKIDIQDLLVTIATAPEFDLGYRLFMNGNRYWEQRDEIRETLGLTHIELDEFDKVITTALVIYDWINEQELPTIYNERAVDDDYWGTADVRERIAPIFVRILTSVVEVLEEARPDFHLEYGENLTQLAQRIDYGLSKEGIPFATYDIERNRRRVIDLRTRVGIDSPDELLDTPVQEIVTSMKRRRALRYKRSAVNRLLDGVEQDRHAVLLDVYEQGLNAETFRQLLSTWELEFQNCVINELERISSIEVNEVDESGPGYDPEAYCYIYTSDGSYVQTYSGEPFEIALECKSKVELDGAVGTDDATEVVKKARDSSDALVTVGAPEFTDETTDAALETSVLLMDAPAFAAAMVRMQQGELDPEQIREFFTQQGYLSRADVYNFEE; encoded by the coding sequence ATGACTGAGACAAGGAATCTCGATGACATTGCGGACTCGTACAGTTTATGGGGTGAGCACATTCAGCACCTGCAGGATGATCGTGGTATCACGGATTTGTGGCCGCCTCAAGTCAAATCGTTCGAGGATGGAGCCAATGGCGATTCAAATTTCTTGATGGTTTCTCCGCCAGGAACTGGGAAGACACTGGTTGCAGAGCTTATCTCAGTCAACGAATGGGTTTCATCTGGTGATCCCGTGGTTTACTTGGTTCCATATGTGGCTATTGCCGAAGAAAAGTACGATGAGTTCGATCAGAACCTCGGCGGGATGATGGGACTTGAGATCGAGAAAGCCACGGAGACTGAATATCCGAATCCCAAAGATCTGTTCGAGTCACAGGTTATCGTCATGACCTACGAGAAATTCGACTATTACCTCCGCAACTACCCTGACTACGTCGGCGATATTAGCTGTGCCGTCGTCGACGAGTTCCATATGATCTCCGACGAGACTCGTGGTCCCAATCTCGAGGTTTCTATCACCGACTTGATGGCAAATCATCCCAGTGTACGCATCGTCGGACTCAGTGCAACCACGCCCAACCCAGAAGAGGTCAGTGATTGGCTTGGCGGGTCCTTCAGCTACTCTCCCGACTGGCGGCATAACGACCTTCACGAGGGAATTTCTCTCGCGCAGGAACAGGAAATTCGATTTTACAACGACGACTCGCAGATCCGAACAGAAGCCGTTGGAAACCATTTCGATGGGAATGCCAAGACAAATGCCATTTACGACTTCCTTGTTAGCGAAACTGATCGCGAAGAAATGGGGCAAGCCCTCGTCTTCGCTCCGACCAGAAACGACACGAAGCAGACTGCAACCAGCCTGGCTAATTTCATCGACTCTCGCAAACGATCCCACGATTTTGGACTGGACAGAGAAGCACTGAAGACGCTCAAAGAACGCATTGAGGCAGGACCGGATGGTGGAAAGACGGAAGGCGAGCTCAAGAACTGCCTCAACAGCGGCATCGGATTCCATCACGCTGGCCTCTCACGTCATGCTAAATCCGTGCTAGAAGAGGGGTTCGACGATGGACATATCAAGGCTGTCGTCGCTACAAGTACACTCGCTGCCGGCGTCAATCTCCCCATCAAACGCGTGTTCGTCCTCGAGCCGAAGCTCGGACGATCAGAGATGCTCGTCAGCCAGTACAAGAACCTGGCTGGACGCGCTGGCCGCCCCCGCTTGGATGAACCGGGTGAAGCTGTCCTGTTTGCTCAGAACGAGAACCAGTCTATCCCTATCGTCTCTAACTACATTCAGGGGAGGATAGACCCGCTCCAGTCCCAAATCGATTTCGAGGAACACTATGGTGTACTGCTGAATTTGGTCCGCAAGTATTCGTCGATGCCAGATCTGCTTGAATTTCTGAACCGGACCTATTTCGGTCACGAACAGTCAGTAACTCACGCTGACATCGGTGACAGCGTCGGCGAGGCCGTCAGCGATCTCAGTCGCTGGAATATGTTGGACTTGGAATCGGGGGAATTCCGCTTGTCTCAGCTTGGCACAGCCACCTCCAAGCAACTCGTCAGCCCACAGTCTATTCATCTCGTAATCGATTATCTCCAGACCGCCGACAAAATCGATATTCAGGACCTGCTGGTAACCATTGCGACAGCCCCGGAATTCGATCTCGGATATCGCCTGTTTATGAATGGCAACCGATACTGGGAACAGCGAGATGAGATCAGGGAAACGCTCGGGCTCACCCACATCGAGCTCGACGAGTTCGATAAGGTCATAACGACGGCGCTCGTGATATACGACTGGATTAACGAACAGGAACTGCCCACAATTTATAACGAGCGGGCGGTCGACGACGATTACTGGGGGACCGCCGATGTGCGCGAACGAATCGCTCCTATTTTCGTTCGTATCCTCACCTCCGTGGTAGAAGTGCTCGAAGAGGCACGGCCAGATTTCCACCTCGAATACGGTGAAAACCTAACCCAGCTTGCCCAGCGCATCGACTACGGACTCAGCAAAGAGGGGATCCCGTTCGCCACTTATGATATTGAACGCAATCGCCGACGCGTCATCGATCTCCGGACTCGGGTCGGGATCGACTCACCGGACGAACTCCTTGACACTCCGGTCCAAGAGATAGTTACTTCAATGAAAAGGCGCCGAGCCCTTCGTTATAAGCGCAGCGCTGTCAATAGGCTTCTAGATGGAGTCGAACAAGATCGCCATGCAGTGCTTCTAGATGTCTACGAACAGGGGCTCAACGCAGAAACATTCCGACAACTCCTCTCGACTTGGGAGCTTGAATTCCAGAATTGCGTGATCAATGAACTGGAACGGATCTCCAGTATCGAGGTTAATGAGGTGGACGAAAGCGGCCCCGGATACGACCCCGAAGCGTACTGTTACATCTATACGAGCGATGGCAGCTACGTCCAGACCTACTCTGGAGAACCATTTGAAATTGCTCTCGAGTGCAAATCTAAAGTCGAATTAGACGGGGCAGTTGGGACGGATGATGCAACAGAAGTCGTTAAAAAGGCGCGTGATAGTAGTGACGCCCTCGTCACGGTGGGCGCACCCGAATTTACCGACGAAACAACGGATGCCGCTCTTGAAACCAGCGTCCTCTTGATGGATGCTCCAGCGTTCGCCGCCGCGATGGTACGAATGCAACAGGGAGAACTCGACCCTGAACAGATTCGCGAGTTCTTCACGCAGCAGGGGTACCTCTCACGAGCTGATGTCTACAACTTCGAAGAGTAA
- a CDS encoding tyrosine-type recombinase/integrase: MSDSSPADTKTATQPQAKTWLRPSDVEQLRDACLSSEVPTYLQDRNEALIALLYDTGLRREEASLLDVDYLDLEEGVLRLPSEIQKGANPPAATLKLGKFGADSTRTLKRYLRDRWKDSDALFPSRQSDRLSPRAITRTVKQLAEIGDVRPLVVDGGRGDPTETTPHTLRHSVAYRVIREEGGRLEDVQLRLRHQNLETTDRVYSHLRTR, from the coding sequence ATGTCCGACTCGTCACCTGCTGACACAAAGACTGCCACTCAGCCGCAAGCAAAGACGTGGCTTCGACCAAGCGATGTTGAGCAGCTTCGAGACGCGTGTCTCTCGAGTGAGGTGCCGACCTATTTGCAGGATCGTAATGAGGCCTTGATCGCGTTGCTCTATGATACCGGGTTGCGTCGAGAGGAAGCGTCCCTCTTGGATGTCGACTACCTCGATCTCGAGGAGGGCGTGCTTCGCCTGCCGTCGGAGATTCAAAAAGGAGCGAATCCACCAGCAGCAACGCTCAAACTCGGAAAGTTCGGAGCCGACTCGACGCGCACTCTGAAACGCTACCTTCGGGACCGATGGAAAGACAGTGATGCCCTCTTTCCTTCACGACAGTCTGACCGCCTGTCACCACGAGCGATCACTCGCACGGTCAAACAACTGGCGGAAATCGGCGACGTGCGCCCACTCGTCGTCGACGGGGGCCGTGGTGACCCGACCGAGACAACGCCGCACACGCTGCGTCACTCTGTTGCCTACCGCGTGATCCGCGAAGAAGGTGGTCGTCTTGAGGACGTCCAGCTCAGACTCCGACACCAGAATCTCGAGACGACTGACCGTGTGTACTCACATCTCCGCACTCGGTAA
- a CDS encoding DUF4157 domain-containing protein has translation MGRRSRRSRGRTPEADGEQSSETEGDDDVQRWPSDSAVGPNTAGPATKEEVEAYYGCEVSSAKEYKELQRLEKAYGGQVLRWADEGIPLDAMGDQSKIQRFRERRDSEIPYDIEEFNKDSLDENTGRVARRVRESPDGKTDVPDSVREVISSPGRPLDTSIQRAVEERMGDSLGDVRIHTGPKAAAAADQINARAFTVGNHVAFGAGEYDPESAEGQHVLAHELAHVRQQTGGDLSMLPEEDVQLEIDPDPELEREAEETAQRVMSGGKLGIQKLSDSEVHVQRALDRFNPLSGSSESESSDSTSVDELARRLEVVEQNQAALFESMAGDGAESGDVNLEALVEGDQKGALEKVGEAGTYGALGELVKAGGTEALKQGAVVGGLATAGSVGLPVALAAGVVAATAAGGTVAATKNRGSIADWIKSLVESDDERNPTGNQLGSGSQGVGGSRGDR, from the coding sequence ATGGGTCGACGCTCACGGCGGTCTCGGGGTCGCACACCTGAGGCGGACGGTGAACAGTCGAGTGAGACGGAGGGCGATGACGATGTCCAACGCTGGCCGTCGGACTCGGCAGTCGGTCCGAACACTGCCGGCCCGGCCACGAAGGAGGAAGTCGAAGCCTACTACGGGTGTGAAGTCTCCAGCGCGAAAGAGTACAAGGAGCTCCAGCGGTTGGAGAAGGCCTACGGCGGGCAGGTACTCCGATGGGCCGACGAGGGCATCCCCCTCGACGCGATGGGTGACCAGTCGAAGATCCAACGCTTCAGAGAGCGCCGTGACTCCGAGATCCCCTACGACATCGAGGAGTTCAACAAGGATTCGCTGGACGAGAACACCGGCCGTGTCGCTCGGCGGGTACGTGAGAGCCCCGACGGAAAGACCGATGTCCCCGACTCCGTCCGTGAGGTGATCTCCTCACCCGGCCGACCGTTGGACACCTCGATCCAGCGGGCGGTCGAAGAGCGGATGGGTGACTCGCTCGGTGACGTACGGATTCATACGGGACCGAAAGCTGCTGCGGCGGCCGATCAGATCAACGCCCGCGCGTTCACCGTCGGTAACCACGTCGCGTTCGGCGCTGGTGAGTACGACCCCGAGTCCGCGGAGGGTCAACACGTCTTGGCCCACGAGTTGGCACACGTCCGCCAGCAGACGGGTGGCGACCTCTCGATGCTCCCCGAAGAGGACGTGCAACTGGAGATCGACCCAGATCCCGAGTTGGAACGAGAGGCCGAGGAGACCGCCCAGCGCGTGATGAGTGGCGGAAAGCTCGGCATCCAGAAACTCTCGGACTCCGAGGTGCACGTTCAGCGCGCACTCGATCGGTTCAACCCGCTGAGTGGTTCTTCGGAGAGCGAGAGCTCCGACTCCACTTCTGTCGACGAGCTGGCCCGTCGGTTGGAGGTCGTCGAGCAGAACCAGGCCGCGCTGTTCGAGTCGATGGCGGGCGACGGCGCGGAGAGTGGCGACGTGAATCTCGAAGCCCTCGTGGAGGGCGATCAGAAAGGTGCACTCGAGAAGGTCGGCGAGGCTGGCACGTACGGCGCTCTCGGCGAACTCGTGAAGGCTGGTGGAACAGAGGCGCTCAAACAGGGCGCCGTGGTGGGCGGACTGGCGACTGCCGGGTCAGTCGGGCTTCCGGTCGCACTCGCAGCGGGTGTCGTCGCCGCGACGGCCGCCGGTGGAACCGTGGCAGCAACGAAGAACCGCGGTTCGATAGCAGACTGGATCAAGAGTCTTGTCGAGTCTGATGACGAGAGGAACCCGACCGGCAACCAGTTGGGGAGCGGTTCGCAAGGTGTCGGTGGAAGCAGAGGTGACCGATGA
- a CDS encoding AAA family ATPase, whose amino-acid sequence MPYETSHDHLLDELNRLESLLKHHDSRASGTRHNRDDSEPVRDPTRLPLAVPEAERAELRAWAEDIDRECEETPSTVTLRLRVLADRFDLTRAHLDVLLLAAAPELDDSFGERYAEMYDTTGVSVPTVELLESLFGTSARERLTTFGLIDTQSPLRRHDLLEVSRLTEEPGDAPKRVIEPTPRVREYLRGTGGFDEALTNAASLTEPATTLDDLRLDIQTRERVDALAADPSEEREDGERSSAGETGGSVHYFHGSDGSEKRRAVEALVDGELLRGDLDRLLDEGLLERFRREALLQDCPVHLQNVSEATSDPGDATPADVPDPEERPTGEDVLDTLAALERDVYLTGEEAWTPTSGRRDTAYTLVEFSDPSFEIRRDIWEGYRDDLAADVDPTTLASTFELTQGQIDDAVTTAQALADEPDEPLSLETIREGCTAQSAEGLEDLAEKIEPDANWDEVVLTRDTEEELREVAARVRHRGTVYEQWGFEERFSRGTGVVALFAGPSGTGKTLSAEVIAGDAGMDLYKIDLSSVVSKYIGETEENLERIFDAARDSNAILLFDEADAVFGQRAGVSDATDRYANVEVNYLLQRIESYDGVVLLTTNNESHMYDAFVRRIHQTVQFERPQERERQRIWRVMFPDDTPTEGIDYDLLSQFDMPGGNIRNVAQTAAVLAADDDGVVRMKHVVRATERELNKIGKLFNPPDFGEYSRYLRSTSDSEPPGEADRGDGPGGRRDDESVDEAATRESVTRKLGGEPSASRDQADESSAVPSDGATRNDRATSDERATGNDRRNGSKADNVGVQTVTETVETDEWAKRYRDDDEDGENRPSPENVVMGFFDDLLDGDRRRAHGRFHSEGYADRFSDRDAAMLRDRHRGLSSFERIVDTDRRVVLRFDQRFPDQSVTLEYELRTERGQWRIFDYGRAGKR is encoded by the coding sequence ATGCCCTACGAGACGAGTCACGATCACCTTCTCGACGAACTCAACCGCCTCGAATCACTCCTGAAACACCACGACAGCCGCGCGTCCGGGACACGACACAATCGCGACGACTCGGAACCCGTCCGAGACCCGACACGACTCCCCCTCGCCGTTCCCGAGGCCGAACGGGCGGAACTCCGAGCGTGGGCCGAAGACATCGATCGCGAGTGCGAAGAGACACCCTCGACGGTGACACTCCGTCTCCGGGTCCTCGCGGATCGGTTCGACCTCACACGTGCACACCTCGACGTGCTGTTGCTCGCTGCAGCGCCAGAACTCGACGACTCGTTCGGCGAGCGCTACGCAGAGATGTACGACACGACGGGCGTGTCCGTCCCGACCGTCGAGTTGCTCGAATCGCTCTTCGGAACGAGTGCCCGAGAGCGACTTACGACGTTCGGGCTGATCGACACGCAGTCACCGCTGCGGCGTCACGACCTGCTCGAAGTCTCACGACTCACAGAAGAACCCGGAGACGCCCCGAAGCGTGTGATCGAACCGACACCACGGGTTCGGGAGTACCTCCGAGGCACCGGTGGCTTCGACGAGGCACTCACCAACGCCGCGAGCCTCACCGAACCAGCGACGACACTGGACGACCTCCGGCTCGACATCCAGACCCGTGAGAGAGTCGACGCACTCGCCGCCGACCCGTCGGAAGAGCGTGAAGATGGAGAGCGAAGCAGCGCGGGTGAGACTGGTGGCAGTGTCCACTACTTCCACGGATCAGACGGTTCGGAAAAGCGGCGTGCAGTGGAGGCACTCGTCGACGGTGAGCTTCTCCGTGGCGACCTCGACCGGCTACTCGACGAGGGACTCCTAGAGCGGTTCCGTCGTGAGGCGTTGTTACAGGACTGTCCCGTCCACCTCCAGAACGTCTCCGAAGCCACGTCAGACCCGGGCGACGCGACACCCGCCGACGTACCGGACCCCGAGGAACGCCCGACCGGCGAGGACGTACTCGACACGCTCGCGGCGCTGGAACGCGACGTGTACCTCACGGGTGAGGAAGCGTGGACGCCCACATCGGGGCGCCGCGACACTGCGTACACCCTCGTCGAGTTCTCCGATCCGTCGTTCGAGATCCGCCGCGACATCTGGGAGGGGTACCGCGACGACCTGGCGGCCGACGTGGACCCGACGACACTCGCGAGCACGTTCGAACTGACCCAGGGCCAGATCGACGACGCAGTCACCACCGCACAGGCGCTCGCCGACGAGCCGGACGAACCCCTCTCGTTGGAGACGATCCGAGAGGGCTGTACCGCACAGTCCGCGGAAGGGTTGGAAGACCTCGCAGAGAAGATCGAGCCGGACGCCAACTGGGACGAAGTCGTCCTCACCCGTGACACCGAAGAGGAACTGCGCGAAGTCGCCGCGAGAGTTCGTCACCGCGGCACCGTCTACGAACAGTGGGGCTTCGAGGAACGCTTCTCTCGCGGGACGGGCGTCGTCGCGCTGTTCGCGGGACCGTCGGGGACTGGGAAGACACTCTCGGCGGAGGTGATCGCGGGCGACGCCGGGATGGACCTGTACAAGATCGACCTCTCCAGCGTCGTCAGCAAGTACATCGGCGAGACCGAAGAGAACCTCGAGCGGATATTCGACGCGGCGCGTGACTCGAACGCGATCTTACTGTTCGACGAGGCGGACGCCGTCTTCGGCCAACGCGCCGGCGTGAGTGATGCCACCGATCGCTACGCAAACGTGGAGGTGAACTACCTCCTGCAACGGATCGAGAGCTACGACGGCGTAGTGCTGCTCACCACCAACAACGAGTCGCACATGTACGACGCGTTCGTCCGGCGGATTCACCAGACGGTGCAGTTCGAGCGCCCGCAAGAACGGGAACGACAACGGATCTGGCGGGTGATGTTCCCCGACGACACGCCGACAGAGGGGATCGACTACGATCTCCTCTCGCAGTTCGACATGCCCGGTGGCAACATCCGCAACGTCGCCCAGACCGCTGCCGTCCTCGCCGCGGACGACGACGGCGTCGTCCGGATGAAACACGTCGTCCGTGCCACCGAGCGCGAACTGAACAAGATCGGGAAGCTGTTCAACCCGCCCGACTTCGGCGAGTACAGTCGCTACCTCCGGAGTACCAGCGACTCCGAGCCGCCGGGCGAGGCGGACAGAGGCGACGGTCCCGGCGGCCGTCGGGACGACGAATCAGTCGACGAGGCGGCGACGCGCGAATCGGTCACTCGGAAACTCGGTGGAGAGCCGTCCGCGAGTCGAGACCAGGCGGACGAGAGCAGTGCCGTTCCGTCGGACGGAGCGACGAGGAACGATCGGGCGACAAGTGACGAGCGAGCCACGGGGAACGACCGGCGAAACGGGTCGAAGGCCGACAACGTGGGCGTCCAGACGGTGACGGAGACGGTCGAGACGGACGAGTGGGCGAAACGATACCGGGACGACGACGAGGACGGCGAGAACCGGCCGTCGCCCGAGAACGTCGTGATGGGGTTCTTCGACGACCTGCTCGACGGTGACCGCCGAAGAGCCCACGGTCGGTTCCACTCCGAAGGGTACGCGGACCGGTTCTCCGACCGCGACGCGGCGATGCTGCGGGACCGCCACCGCGGGCTCTCCTCGTTCGAGCGGATCGTCGACACCGACCGCCGTGTCGTCCTCCGCTTCGACCAGCGGTTCCCGGACCAGTCGGTGACACTCGAGTACGAACTCCGGACGGAACGCGGGCAGTGGCGGATCTTCGACTACGGCCGCGCCGGAAAACGGTAG
- a CDS encoding ParA family protein — MLSYTVHAEAGGIGKTTLTANLAVAEARADREVLVVDLDPQRANLSRLLGVDEDRDDTDADHLVRHLIDRPRGPFDDLVRTSEGVDIVPAHSVLERIGDLLSRRRQEAEDLGESWNQNVQLLRVLREADVHERYDTLIVDPPATADVKLYNAVHATRNLVVPFEPSGKGTESIHGLEDLVTGMEDSLDISVGVLAVVPMGFRDTTSQQEALSALGEMDLPHPVTIRQRGALFESCWDAQCSAFEYVEHHRDRVRDYEQDTLQKLEQLATFLRRYTDEEVHDAAR; from the coding sequence GTGCTCTCGTACACCGTCCACGCCGAAGCCGGCGGGATCGGCAAGACCACACTTACCGCCAACCTCGCGGTCGCCGAGGCGCGAGCGGATCGTGAGGTCTTGGTAGTCGATCTCGATCCACAGCGCGCGAACCTCTCTCGACTCCTCGGCGTCGACGAGGACCGAGACGATACCGACGCCGATCATCTGGTACGACACCTGATCGACCGGCCACGTGGTCCGTTCGACGACCTCGTCCGAACGAGCGAGGGGGTCGACATCGTGCCAGCCCACTCGGTGCTCGAACGGATCGGTGACTTGCTCTCACGGCGGCGTCAAGAGGCCGAGGATCTCGGCGAATCGTGGAACCAGAACGTGCAGTTGCTCCGTGTCCTCCGAGAGGCGGACGTCCACGAGCGATACGACACGCTCATCGTCGATCCGCCGGCGACGGCCGACGTGAAACTGTACAACGCCGTCCACGCGACGCGGAACCTCGTCGTCCCGTTCGAGCCGTCGGGGAAGGGAACGGAGTCCATCCACGGCCTCGAGGATCTCGTGACGGGTATGGAAGACTCACTGGACATCTCGGTCGGTGTGCTCGCCGTGGTGCCGATGGGATTCCGTGACACGACGAGTCAACAGGAGGCGTTGTCGGCGCTCGGCGAGATGGATCTCCCGCACCCTGTGACGATTCGCCAACGCGGAGCGTTGTTCGAGTCGTGTTGGGACGCACAGTGTTCCGCCTTCGAGTACGTCGAACACCATCGCGACCGCGTTCGTGACTACGAGCAGGACACACTCCAGAAACTGGAGCAACTGGCGACGTTCCTCCGCCGGTACACCGACGAGGAGGTGCACGATGCGGCCCGGTAG